One genomic region from Planktothrix serta PCC 8927 encodes:
- the pgeF gene encoding peptidoglycan editing factor PgeF produces MHTWYWQSWDGLPYLTCSLLKDWQHGFFTRSFSPRTPTDLVNVLQPAIPVYRVKQVHGNVVLKTGTVNPIDHLTSEEIPLIEADGLFAENSSEAVWVATADCVPVLIADAQTGKVAAVHAGWRGTAAKIVPEAIAHFQAVGSQLEDLRVALGPAISGQVYQVSLDVATQLAQSLISNTETETSTEILEQIYQLPNSPLFPDSEPNKVRLDVRRFNSLQLEQLGIIPDQVAIAPYCTYQDPNAFFSYRRDNLKKVQWSGIVSN; encoded by the coding sequence ATGCACACTTGGTACTGGCAAAGTTGGGATGGATTACCGTATTTAACCTGTAGTTTGCTTAAAGATTGGCAACATGGCTTTTTTACTCGTTCCTTTAGTCCTCGAACTCCAACAGATTTAGTCAATGTTTTACAACCTGCAATTCCCGTATATCGAGTTAAACAAGTGCATGGAAATGTAGTGTTAAAAACGGGAACTGTAAATCCTATAGATCATTTAACATCTGAAGAAATACCTTTAATAGAAGCGGATGGTTTATTTGCAGAAAATTCTTCAGAAGCGGTTTGGGTCGCTACGGCTGATTGTGTTCCGGTATTAATTGCGGATGCTCAAACGGGGAAAGTAGCGGCGGTTCATGCGGGATGGCGAGGAACGGCTGCTAAAATTGTTCCTGAAGCGATCGCACATTTCCAAGCGGTCGGTAGTCAACTCGAAGATCTGCGAGTAGCATTAGGCCCAGCTATTTCAGGACAAGTTTATCAAGTGTCCTTAGATGTCGCCACACAGTTAGCCCAAAGCTTGATTTCTAACACTGAAACCGAAACATCAACAGAGATATTAGAACAAATTTATCAACTGCCAAATTCCCCGTTATTTCCTGATTCTGAACCTAACAAAGTCCGTTTAGATGTGCGTCGCTTCAATAGTTTACAACTCGAACAATTAGGCATTATACCCGACCAAGTAGCGATCGCACCCTATTGTACCTATCAAGACCCCAACGCCTTTTTCTCCTACCGTCGAGACAACTTGAAAAAAGTTCAATGGTCAGGAATTGTTAGTAATTAG